The genomic DNA ggaccttaaatcttttcaagtaatgtgCAATTccaattgggccaaattatatgtttgtaattttgtactggacttggactttgttttatttttattttttgggggtttattattttaaatactgaaatgggccgggcaaaaaatgggctattacaagaaCCATACTGATCGAGAGGTTGCATGACAATCGGTTCCTCGTGTCGAGTTAGAACCGATGTTGATCCCCTTGCGGCATATTCTCCTAAACCAATCTATGTAGTCCGGAGATGTCGCCAACTTGGTGTGAGAAATGGTTCATGCGTTGGCAAGTAATCGTACCTATGCTGCCACATTTTGATATAGTTATTGTGGAATGTTGGCCAATCTTCCTCGAGTCTCCCTCGTAAGTTGATCTTGTGCAGGTCATCGAGCTCCTAGAGTGGCAGCGAAATACGTTGCATACACCCGAACTTTCGCATCACTCGGTCGAATTTATACATCTCGACCATTGCAAAAATGATAAATGACGACGTGCCAAATGTTGCTTTTGGCCAAAATTTTGGCAGGGATGCATTCTTGAATTCTTGGATCCACATATGACATCCATACAAATTGCAATACGAATTTATAAATTTTAGCACATgccaaatatttaatttcaaatgtttaaattaaatattatataactTTGAATTTAATAAACTAACCTCCTCTTCAGTTTGTTGATCTAAATCTAGCCAGATATCCTCGGGCTCGGTTGATATACTTATGTGTCTCGTGCGATTGTTCCACCTAtttaaataatatgttattttaaaattacaataatgaaaaaaaataggataatgatattattaaaataattttaccataTTACGAGTGGGAATTCATAAAAGGGGTCCATTCGAAAGTGTAAAAATGGTAGTCGATACCATGCCCATGATTGAAGAAAGAGCATGCAACCATCGATTTTAACTTCTTCTAGTTCGTCGCTTGACACATTTCTCTGTACAACGTTGTCAGCATCGCTAATCCCCAACTAAGTCATCCTACTTCTTTCAACTCGCCTAGTAGTTGTAGTCACCTTAAATGTATCGGATTTCAAGATTTATCTAGCATAAGCAGACCCCTGATCAACCTCAAGATGAATGCTTGTGCAAATGTTCTTTTTCAACGTCACTCGCAGAGGCCTCGATACATTTGAAATTGTCCTCCAACCATCCCATCTCAATCCGACTATCCCTAACCTTGTTTGGCACCCTCCCTTATAGTTCCTAGCATGTTGCACTCCGCTGGCCTTGTAACGACTTCTCCATTGGCCGGTAGACTGAGTTCTAAACCAACGTCCTCGAGTGCAATTGTACTAATAAGCTAATGTGttaaaaatagtaattaaaaataaaacaaagcttaaacaatataaaataaaaaaatataaatgtgaGGATGAGAAGAATCTAATCTAGGACTAAAATAAAATCACTAATATTTACCATCAAGCAAAAGAAGTTAATATATCAAAAagtaaaaaaacacacacacacacacacatttaaGGACATGTATTTCTCTCCAAAATCGAATTATTttcttaaatataaaaaaatacatttccttaaatatattttaaaatgaacattttcttcaaatttagCCAACATTACATACTAAATTTAGGGAAAGGATTATATGAAACAATGACGCCACGTTATCTGTATCTCTTTTCAATAGTTTTATGTCACATCAGTACTTTTATCCTGAATTTCAGGATTTTAtcctaaaaaaaaatcaaattcaaattaaaatactaaaattcagGATAAAATCCTGAAATTTAAGATAAGAATACTGATGGGACATAAAACTTTTAGAAAGAGATACAGATGTCgtggcgtcactgtttcatacaatcctttcttctaaatttatcattatgtttAGAAAAAATAACTACAATTCTGTggtaaagaaaatatgaaaaataagaagaaaaaatttgttagagaataaaaaaattacacaatGAAGTTTTCATTTctcgtaaaaattataattattccgCCACTATTATCGCAATATGTGGCACAGGCATGGCAGTGCTAGAATCATGTTGGACTTCTCCCTGGTGGATGGAATCTGGTTGTTCGGGCAAGACTGTAGCATTCCCGTTTCTAAAGGCTGCGGCCTTCGCCAATTCATTTACAGCTTCAGAAATTTTCTCAATGCACTCAATGATTTCCAACAGAAGTGAAGCAACTGAAGCAGCTGGTATAATCTCCAGCAAATCTGCTTCTTCCCAAAGATTTGTTCTCAGGAGGGTTTTGAGCTCTTCAGCAGCTTCCTTTGAGCTATCAATGTGCACAATAGCAGATCTTGTTCGAACCATTTTACGAAATGTCGACGCCATTTCCTTCAAAGCTCGGCTACATTCCAGGCTGACCCTTTTGCACTGCCCTTGAATTTTCCCACGGATTTCTACAGGAGTCTATGAGGACATTTGAATTAATCGGTGAATGAACAATAGAATTATGCTCTGGCAGCGCATTAAATATAAATCTTCATTTTTATACCTGGATTTTAGAGTTAAGGTAGTTATTAAGAGCTTCAACTTTGTAAGCACAGTCCCGAGTAAGGTTTCCAATTTTCAGGTACATTTTCCATGGATGACGGTACCCGAATGGACCATGGCCGGGTTCCCATCTTGCAAAATTAGCCTGCAGGATGTATGAGCATTGAAATATTGAATAAGCTAGTtgatttaattaaactaattaacgcCTTAAGGTTAATTTGCTGATCATTACCATTGTTTCTTCACTGCTTTTAGAGGTTAGAACACTTCTATATCCTTGAAGATATGACTTATTATTCTCACCGGACTGATCATGTTCTTCAGATACTTTGAAATATTCGTCTCCAAAGGCTGTTTTGTgtacattaaattattagtaattgCATGTGGAGGATTAAAACAATAATCCATTATTCAAATATAATAAGTGGACATGAATTTGTACCTTGAAAAAAATTCCCAAGCTTTTCCATGTTAGTAGCTACCGAGTTGTGGAGATCCTCACCGATCCAAACCGGGCAAACGCAGATACAAACAATGAGAGAAGCACAGCTACCAACTAAGATGGTTGAGAACCTTTCATGGGCCATTTTTAGCACTTGGTCATCTCGGTAACCCGATACAGATACTAAGCAGAAGGTCAAAATGAATATCAACAGTCCATAGTCATATCTTGCTTTCATTTTTGGGAAGAATCTCATAAATGTCATAATTACAGCTGCCAAAAGTCCAAGATGATTTAGATGATGTTAGATACTGAAATGAACTCCATGGATATATAATCTGATTCCGAGTAGTTTGTAACTAGTATATGTGATTTTACCTATAATGAAGACAAAAGTTGCTATCAAGATGGGTTCCCCTTTTCTTCCAGCAAGAGTTGCTAAGCAGTGAGCTCCAACGCCCAAGCCACCTGCAACGAATGTCGCCAACATTCTATTGAAACCTTTACCTAGTGTTGCACCTGCACAAGTTTAGAAAAAAAGAAGTTACAAAGATGGCAATGACAGATTAAACACTGCCATATATTGTTTGTGTTATGGACTCACCTACGGAGAATTCGAAGACAACTACAACAGTTAGAACAGCCCACATTGCACTGTCTCCAAAACCATCATAGAGTGGCTTAAAGTAGTAGAACAATGAAACAAGCGTTAGAGCTAGCCCTACTTTTAGGGAATGAACTATTCTTCTTGGATCATCTTGTCCGAGTTTCTTTGTCTTCCTTACAATCTCCATTGTTTTATCACAAAATTTGTTTGGCAATGCCTTGAACCATTGGCACCCACGAGTTATGGGTCCAGAACTCTGCTGCTGTGGAGATGTCAACGTTTCCATTTGATATTCCAGAAATGAAAGACAAGACTTGAGAAAGAGTTGAAATGGAGTGAATTGAGAGAACTCAGGAGATTAGATGGTTTTTGCTTCGGATTCCAAGTATTTATAAGCAAAAGATGCGTTGATTTGGAGCTCTAATTGCGCGTTATTATAACTCGGAGCCTCGGGCACTGAAACAGACTGACAAATACTAGTACAAGGGGGAAGTGGCAAAGGGGTCAAACAGGACTAGCTAGCTGAAGCAATCGGCATGGAGCGCTGTGCGTGGTTATATGAAATTCTAGAGACAAATAAGTTAGATCCAAAGTTAAGTTCAAGATCTATAACCTTCCCTTACCTAAAAGCATTTCATTTCTTATACACACATTttcacataaaaaaaaaaaaaaaaaagagctcgAGTTGTTCATATAAGTTcttatagaaaataaaaataaataaaggctttttttcttatttttatttgaacAGTGGAATCTAACAGTATATATGTCTCTCCACGTGCCACTTTTCAGTAAACcaatatctatttttaatttcccCTTTCAACAACGTGATGAAAAATGCATCGTTTAGAAATCCTAAGCTGGTTGGAACTTGGACCTATATAATCTTCATCACCATGATCGATGGATTccattgtttattttaattatcagtGAGTAAAGGTTTAAAATAATAATCTACTAAATTCATTCGGAAAATAATTTAACCAAAACTTGAAATATCCTTTCATGTATATAATGTTCAATGCTTCCTCCCACTTCAATTAAAATCCTAATTGCAGAAATTTTCCAAAGATGATTCTTTTCTTTGGAGAAGAGGGTTTCCTTCAAGTGGATTTTGTTTTTGTTACCCTTTAAACTCcagttctttatttttaattcatggacaaaaatgcGTGTTCTGGGCTAATAAATTCTCTAATATACATTTCTAGTGATTTGAAATTCAAATTTGAAACCTTTTCTCTTTCATTACAAAATGTAATTATTGTAACTATATCAACGTGAAAAAATCTGAAAATGTGGCAATGTTTAAAGCATGCAAGGGACAACCGACTCCAATGTCGTGCCTGAGGGGGATGTGGAAGTTCAACCATCGGTCGTAGAGGGTGACCTAGAACAAGGCAGCGGTAAGAAACGGGCATGGGAGGCTACAAGCTCAAAGATCATTGCGAAAATGGAAATTGCCTTGACAGGACAACCTGGAGGTATGAGATATTTCAAGCATATTTAGACAAGCTGCAATGAGATTTACGAAAAGGAAAGGGCCGGAGTCAAAAGTGGAAGAGAATTCATGAAATCGTTGAATCAACCTTGCAAGAACCTTTTGTGGTTGGTCTTGGTAATGTTAAACTGCTGTGATGGTTGAACTTTTGCTTGGTGATGTTAACTAAGTTTTTTTTATGATATTAGATAATTGAACTTATGTTAATTATTTATGTTTGCTGATGGATGATTTTTCCTCCCAAACATTTGAATGTTTACTTGTGGGATTTTATGGTAATTAATTTGgttatctattttttttaaagttaattattttattttatttttccttcctttcccttttctttctttttttatttatttattattattatcattttccttctttcattctttttttctct from Gossypium arboreum isolate Shixiya-1 chromosome 9, ASM2569848v2, whole genome shotgun sequence includes the following:
- the LOC108455317 gene encoding aluminum-activated malate transporter 2-like, with translation METLTSPQQQSSGPITRGCQWFKALPNKFCDKTMEIVRKTKKLGQDDPRRIVHSLKVGLALTLVSLFYYFKPLYDGFGDSAMWAVLTVVVVFEFSVGATLGKGFNRMLATFVAGGLGVGAHCLATLAGRKGEPILIATFVFIIAVIMTFMRFFPKMKARYDYGLLIFILTFCLVSVSGYRDDQVLKMAHERFSTILVGSCASLIVCICVCPVWIGEDLHNSVATNMEKLGNFFQAFGDEYFKVSEEHDQSGENNKSYLQGYRSVLTSKSSEETMANFARWEPGHGPFGYRHPWKMYLKIGNLTRDCAYKVEALNNYLNSKIQTPVEIRGKIQGQCKRVSLECSRALKEMASTFRKMVRTRSAIVHIDSSKEAAEELKTLLRTNLWEEADLLEIIPAASVASLLLEIIECIEKISEAVNELAKAAAFRNGNATVLPEQPDSIHQGEVQHDSSTAMPVPHIAIIVAE